A genomic stretch from Pseudomonas sp. MUP55 includes:
- a CDS encoding efflux RND transporter periplasmic adaptor subunit — MATADSNNTAEHTQDNNPRKRKVLLIGLVLIVILGVVGVWAWYELYGRFNESTDDAYVNGNVVEITPLVTGTVVSIGADDGDLVHEGQVLVNFDPNDAAVGLQSAQANLARTVRQVRGLYSNVDGMKAQVNAQKADVQTAQDNYNRRKTLAQGGAISQEELSHARDSLTAAKNALTNLEQQLKTSNALVDDTVISSHPDVQAAAAQLRQAYLTNARSTLIAPVTGYVAKRTVQLGQRVQPGTSLMAVIPLDQLWIDANFKETQLRDMRIGQPVDIESDIYGSDVKYSGTVDSLGAGTGSAFALLPAQNATGNWIKIVQRVPVRIHINAEELAKHPLRVGLSTVVNVDLHDQSGPVLAQQAPQKASFTTNVYDRQLAEADAIINQLIHDNSVAAPKAAQR; from the coding sequence ATGGCCACTGCCGACAGCAACAACACAGCCGAACACACCCAAGACAACAACCCACGCAAACGCAAAGTCCTGCTGATCGGCCTGGTGCTGATCGTGATCCTGGGTGTCGTCGGCGTCTGGGCCTGGTACGAACTCTACGGGCGCTTCAACGAAAGCACCGATGACGCCTATGTCAATGGCAACGTGGTGGAAATCACCCCGCTGGTCACCGGCACCGTGGTGAGCATCGGCGCTGACGATGGCGACCTGGTTCACGAAGGCCAGGTACTGGTCAATTTCGACCCCAACGACGCCGCCGTCGGCCTGCAAAGTGCCCAGGCCAACCTGGCCCGCACGGTGCGCCAGGTCCGTGGCTTGTACAGCAACGTCGACGGTATGAAAGCCCAGGTCAATGCGCAGAAAGCCGATGTGCAGACGGCCCAGGACAACTACAACCGACGCAAGACCCTGGCCCAGGGCGGGGCGATCTCCCAGGAAGAACTGTCCCACGCCCGTGACAGCCTGACTGCGGCGAAGAACGCGTTGACCAACCTTGAGCAGCAACTCAAAACCAGCAACGCACTGGTAGATGACACGGTGATTTCGTCCCATCCGGATGTGCAAGCCGCCGCCGCGCAACTGCGCCAGGCCTACCTGACCAATGCGCGCAGCACCTTGATCGCACCGGTTACCGGTTATGTGGCCAAGCGCACCGTGCAACTGGGCCAGCGCGTACAACCGGGCACCTCGCTGATGGCGGTGATCCCGCTGGACCAGTTGTGGATCGACGCCAACTTCAAGGAAACCCAGCTGCGTGACATGCGCATCGGCCAGCCGGTGGATATCGAATCCGACATCTACGGCAGCGACGTGAAGTACAGCGGCACCGTCGACAGCCTGGGCGCCGGCACCGGCAGCGCGTTCGCCCTGCTGCCCGCGCAGAACGCCACCGGCAACTGGATCAAGATCGTGCAACGGGTACCGGTGCGCATCCATATCAACGCCGAAGAGCTGGCCAAGCACCCGCTGCGCGTCGGTTTGAGCACCGTGGTCAATGTAGACCTGCACGACCAGAGCGGCCCGGTTTTGGCGCAACAGGCGCCGCAGAAGGCGTCGTTCACCACCAACGTGTATGACCGCCAACTGGCCGAGGCCGATGCCATTATCAACCAGTTGATCCATGACAACAGCGTCGCCGCTCCCAAGGCTGCGCAACGCTGA
- a CDS encoding efflux transporter outer membrane subunit has product MNTRAFSLVLMAMTLAGCANYSGLDTQGKRLDANTLQTGKSLSGVSLSSAAWPAADWWKSLGDPQLDGLIQEALQHNPDMQVASARAHQAEAAAYAANAARMPTVDASAGVSRSRLAKDQDPRGEGDAYSTVRNIGASFNYNFDLWGGQRAAWEAALGQARAAEVDQQAARLTLAANVAKAYSDLGQAHIVRDLAAEDLKRTRQMLDLSKRRLSSGIDSEYQYQQTESLEASSQSQLIDAEKQLQSAKIALAVLLGKGPDRGNELARPNVLKPAAVAVPSVLPAELLGRRPDLVAARWRVEAASKDIAASKTRFYPNLNLSASAGAESLLGDAMFGSASRFFNIAPTISLPIFDGGRLRADLDARDADYDLAVAQYNKTLVQALGDIGTTLSQLRDTGRQIQAQQHAADIAQQSYDTGVQRYSSGIGNYLDVLSIEQQLLQAQRQLAALNAAQIDLSIQLMQALGGGFNADNVAATTPAHRTE; this is encoded by the coding sequence ATGAACACACGCGCATTCAGCCTGGTGCTGATGGCGATGACGTTGGCCGGTTGCGCCAACTACAGCGGCCTTGATACCCAAGGCAAACGCCTCGACGCCAACACCTTGCAAACCGGCAAATCCCTGAGCGGCGTCAGCCTGTCCAGCGCCGCATGGCCTGCCGCCGACTGGTGGAAAAGCCTCGGCGACCCCCAGCTTGACGGTCTGATCCAGGAAGCCCTGCAACACAACCCCGATATGCAAGTGGCCAGCGCCCGTGCGCATCAGGCCGAGGCCGCTGCCTATGCCGCCAACGCCGCGCGCATGCCTACCGTGGATGCCAGCGCCGGTGTCAGCCGTTCGCGGCTGGCCAAGGATCAGGACCCGCGCGGGGAGGGCGATGCCTATTCGACGGTGCGCAACATCGGCGCCAGCTTCAATTACAACTTCGACCTGTGGGGCGGGCAGCGCGCCGCCTGGGAAGCCGCACTCGGCCAGGCCCGCGCCGCCGAAGTCGACCAGCAGGCCGCGCGCCTGACGCTGGCCGCCAACGTGGCCAAGGCCTACAGCGACCTGGGCCAGGCGCATATCGTGCGTGACCTGGCCGCCGAGGACCTCAAGCGCACCCGCCAGATGCTCGACCTGAGCAAGCGCCGCCTGAGTTCCGGTATCGACAGCGAGTACCAATACCAGCAAACCGAAAGCCTGGAAGCCAGCTCCCAGTCGCAGTTGATCGATGCGGAAAAACAACTGCAAAGCGCCAAAATCGCCCTGGCGGTGTTGCTCGGCAAAGGCCCGGACCGTGGCAACGAACTGGCTCGCCCGAATGTGCTCAAGCCTGCGGCGGTCGCCGTGCCGTCGGTGCTGCCCGCCGAATTGCTCGGCCGCCGCCCGGACCTGGTGGCCGCGCGGTGGCGGGTGGAAGCGGCAAGCAAGGACATCGCCGCCAGCAAGACCCGCTTCTACCCCAACCTCAACTTGAGCGCGAGCGCCGGCGCCGAATCGTTGCTGGGCGACGCGATGTTCGGCTCGGCCAGTCGCTTCTTCAACATCGCACCGACGATTTCGCTGCCGATCTTCGACGGCGGGCGCCTGCGCGCCGACCTCGACGCCCGCGACGCCGATTACGACCTGGCCGTGGCGCAGTACAACAAGACCCTGGTGCAAGCCCTGGGCGATATCGGCACCACCCTGTCGCAACTGCGCGACACCGGGCGGCAGATCCAGGCCCAGCAACACGCCGCGGACATCGCCCAGCAGTCCTATGACACCGGGGTGCAGCGCTACAGCTCCGGCATCGGTAACTACTTGGATGTGCTCAGCATCGAGCAGCAATTGCTGCAGGCCCAGCGTCAGCTGGCGGCCTTGAATGCTGCGCAGATCGATCTGTCGATTCAATTGATGCAGGCCCTGGGTGGCGGGTTCAACGCCGACAACGTGGCCGCGACCACCCCAGCCCATCGCACGGAATAA
- a CDS encoding MarR family winged helix-turn-helix transcriptional regulator has translation MPHFTPDNFHNCHLGLLLGRAAILKDRIIDTHMEPHGITAAQFKVLIIMAQFGVDTPAELCRNLSLDSGSMTRMLDRLEQKHLLRRKRSELDRRQVQLVLTADGQRLADMLPQIGAQALNQLAGVLEVGELETLERILKKILIAAGDPITLQRVGH, from the coding sequence ATGCCTCACTTCACCCCGGATAACTTCCACAACTGCCACCTCGGGCTGTTGCTGGGTCGCGCTGCGATCCTCAAGGACCGCATCATCGACACCCACATGGAACCCCATGGCATCACCGCCGCGCAGTTCAAGGTGTTGATCATCATGGCCCAGTTCGGCGTCGATACCCCGGCCGAGCTGTGCCGCAACCTGTCGCTGGACAGCGGCTCGATGACGCGCATGCTCGACCGTCTGGAGCAAAAGCATTTGCTCAGGCGCAAGCGTTCCGAACTCGACCGCCGCCAGGTGCAGTTGGTGCTCACCGCCGACGGCCAGCGCCTGGCGGACATGCTGCCGCAGATCGGCGCCCAGGCCCTCAACCAGTTGGCCGGTGTACTCGAGGTGGGGGAGTTGGAAACCCTGGAACGGATCCTCAAGAAAATTCTGATAGCTGCGGGTGATCCCATCACCCTCCAGCGGGTAGGTCATTGA
- a CDS encoding transposase, with amino-acid sequence MFSYPAGIDVSKDSLEARVNQVDVGVNCANAEEDFPGLIGWLLLHQVGRVVLEATGGYERKVMKALQAAGLDVICINPHRAKSFSRAMGKQAKTDPIDAKSLAHYAAVLDSPSARVTSPEHDKLRALVQQREHFVQQRDDDRRRLKTASCDAVKPALQNHIDYLIMAVEAIDQLIRQSANELDSEKVARLCSVKGIGLVTATSLMAYLPELGEIGGRPIAALAGLAPYNNDSGRHKGARHISGGRFSARRSLYMACWVVIRDQPEFGTRYKALRDKGKCAKVALIACMRVLLVRLNAMLRDRTEWKERTD; translated from the coding sequence ATGTTTTCCTATCCAGCAGGTATTGATGTTTCCAAGGACAGCCTTGAGGCTCGAGTTAATCAGGTTGACGTTGGGGTAAATTGCGCTAACGCCGAAGAAGATTTCCCTGGGTTGATTGGGTGGCTATTGCTTCACCAGGTTGGTCGCGTGGTATTGGAGGCTACTGGCGGTTATGAGCGCAAAGTCATGAAGGCGCTTCAGGCTGCGGGCCTTGATGTCATCTGCATCAATCCGCACCGAGCCAAGAGTTTTTCCAGGGCGATGGGCAAACAAGCCAAAACCGACCCGATAGACGCAAAGTCTCTTGCGCACTATGCAGCTGTTCTAGACTCGCCAAGCGCCCGAGTTACAAGCCCGGAGCACGATAAGCTGCGCGCGTTGGTCCAGCAGCGGGAGCATTTTGTTCAGCAAAGAGATGACGACAGACGACGCCTGAAAACAGCTTCCTGCGATGCGGTAAAGCCTGCATTACAGAACCATATCGACTATTTGATCATGGCAGTGGAGGCGATAGATCAACTGATTCGTCAAAGTGCGAACGAGTTAGATAGCGAAAAGGTGGCTCGACTGTGTTCAGTCAAAGGAATCGGGCTGGTTACTGCCACCAGTCTTATGGCTTACCTGCCTGAGCTGGGAGAGATTGGAGGACGCCCTATCGCGGCACTAGCGGGCCTCGCTCCGTACAACAACGACAGCGGAAGGCATAAAGGTGCACGCCATATTAGTGGCGGAAGGTTTTCAGCCCGTCGCTCACTTTACATGGCCTGTTGGGTGGTTATCCGTGACCAGCCAGAATTCGGGACTCGATATAAGGCGCTACGTGATAAAGGGAAATGCGCCAAAGTCGCGTTGATCGCCTGTATGCGCGTTTTGTTGGTACGTCTGAACGCGATGCTGCGTGACCGCACTGAATGGAAAGAGCGCACCGATTAG
- a CDS encoding translocation/assembly module TamB domain-containing protein, translating to MRGLKIAGAVLLATLVMVLLVLWSVLGTQAGSRWALGQVPGLSVENFEGRLGGHWRADHLIWEQDGSRVELNAPTFAWSPACLLRMTLCIDTLDVEQVSLQFAASAEESSSGPITLPDLKLPLAIQLGEVRVGTLLFNGSEQLKGLQLAAHWTAEGMQIDAVHLQRDDLVLDLSGLLQPVGDWPLTASGQLSLPYAPGGAPWTVALKVDGDLLKTLKLDADSSGYLPAKLSGELQPLADNLPAQVRITADAFKPSADLPDTLQLNQLDLSAKGDLKNGYQLLGKALLPAEKGPVDLLLRGKVDAKGAQIAGLDLKAGDQQSLKLSANLDWQQGLSADARIDWLDFPWHRLYPLIDEPQVALRTFNGEISYKDGNYLGNLKADLDGPAGKFNVVTPFSGDLKQIFLPELKLTAGQGRAEGRVNVQFADGIAWDTALDLTALNPAYWVAELPGTLAGPLRSKGEFRNEQLKLNADLDLKGRLRGQTAVLAAKVEGAGEQWTLANLDIRLGDNRINGSGSLQQRLAGQIDIKLARLAQLWPQLRGQITGRVDVAGTLKAPQGKLDLKGQQLALADNRLQSLSLGATLDSAQRARIDLKGSGIQSGETQVGTLTASAQGDIKNQKVQLDLAGPLLKLALALDGNLDQGNWRGRLASGDVQAGGQDWRLQAPAKIERLADGKLTFAAHCWVSGGASLCGEDQRLMPEPKLRYHLKQFPLDSLAAFLPKDFAWQGRLNADVQLDLPASGPKGVVLVDAGGGNLRVRDKGQWLDFPYDTLKLETTLNPKRIDTQLNFHGGKLGELLLQAQINPLPASKPVTGNFSLTGLDLAVARPFVPMVEKLTGKLNGSGRISGGLLAPQVNGSVNLVDGEISGPELPVSLEGLNVQALIAGESVQLNGAWRSGKAGQGSLQGQIDWGRALVVDLSLKGAQLPVTVEPYAVLEVAPDLKISLKDDRLAIAGKVHIPRGDITVRELPPSTVKVSDDTVIVGSQTEEGKPPMAMAMDIDVEVGEDQLNFAGFGLTAKVQGHVHIGDNMDTRGELWLNDGRYRAYGQRLNVRRARLLFAGPLDQPFLDIEAVRVTTESSRTVTAGIRLSGSAEQPTTQIFSEPAMAQEDALSYLVLGRSRTNNGEDNNMLAEAALGLGLMGSAGVTTDIANKLGIQDFDLDTQGTGNNTAVVASGKINDKLSLRYGVGVFEPANTIALRYLLSKKVYLEVATGVASSLDIFYKRDF from the coding sequence ATGCGTGGTTTGAAAATAGCCGGAGCGGTACTGCTGGCAACCCTGGTGATGGTGCTGCTGGTGTTGTGGTCGGTATTGGGTACCCAGGCAGGCAGCCGCTGGGCGTTGGGCCAGGTGCCGGGCTTGAGCGTCGAGAATTTCGAGGGGCGTCTGGGCGGCCACTGGCGCGCCGATCATCTGATCTGGGAACAAGACGGCAGCCGCGTCGAGCTGAATGCGCCGACGTTTGCCTGGTCTCCCGCGTGCTTGCTGCGCATGACCTTGTGCATCGACACGCTGGACGTGGAGCAGGTCAGCCTGCAATTTGCGGCCAGCGCCGAAGAAAGCAGCAGCGGGCCTATCACGTTGCCCGACCTGAAACTGCCACTTGCCATCCAATTGGGCGAGGTTCGTGTCGGTACGTTGCTGTTTAACGGCAGTGAACAACTCAAGGGCCTGCAACTGGCGGCGCACTGGACTGCCGAAGGCATGCAGATCGACGCGGTGCACCTGCAACGGGACGACCTGGTGCTGGACTTGTCCGGCCTGCTGCAACCGGTCGGCGACTGGCCTTTGACGGCCAGCGGTCAACTCAGCCTGCCTTATGCGCCGGGCGGCGCGCCCTGGACGGTTGCCCTCAAGGTCGACGGTGACCTGCTCAAGACACTCAAGCTCGACGCTGACAGCAGCGGCTACCTGCCGGCCAAGCTCAGTGGCGAGTTGCAGCCGCTGGCGGACAACCTGCCGGCGCAAGTGCGCATCACCGCGGACGCCTTCAAACCCAGCGCCGATCTGCCCGATACCTTGCAGCTCAATCAGCTGGACCTGAGCGCCAAGGGTGACCTGAAAAACGGTTACCAATTGCTGGGCAAAGCGCTGCTACCGGCGGAAAAAGGCCCGGTGGACCTGCTGCTGCGCGGCAAGGTGGATGCCAAAGGCGCGCAGATCGCCGGCCTGGACCTGAAGGCCGGCGACCAGCAAAGCCTCAAGCTCAGTGCTAACCTGGACTGGCAACAGGGCTTGAGCGCTGACGCCAGGATCGACTGGCTGGACTTTCCCTGGCATCGCCTCTATCCGCTGATCGACGAGCCGCAGGTCGCCTTGCGCACCTTCAACGGTGAGATTTCCTACAAAGACGGCAACTACCTGGGCAACCTCAAGGCCGATCTCGACGGCCCGGCCGGCAAGTTCAATGTGGTCACGCCGTTCAGTGGCGACCTCAAACAGATCTTCCTGCCCGAGCTCAAGCTGACCGCCGGCCAGGGTAGGGCCGAAGGCCGTGTGAACGTGCAATTTGCCGACGGTATCGCCTGGGACACCGCGTTGGATTTGACCGCGTTGAACCCGGCGTACTGGGTTGCCGAATTGCCCGGCACCCTGGCCGGGCCCCTGCGCAGCAAAGGCGAATTCAGGAACGAACAACTCAAGCTCAACGCCGACCTCGACCTCAAGGGCCGCCTGCGCGGGCAAACCGCCGTGCTGGCAGCCAAGGTCGAAGGCGCGGGGGAGCAATGGACCCTCGCCAACCTGGACATCCGCCTGGGCGACAACCGCATCAACGGCAGCGGTAGCTTGCAGCAGCGCCTGGCCGGGCAGATCGACATCAAGCTGGCGCGCCTGGCCCAGCTCTGGCCGCAGCTGCGTGGGCAGATCACTGGCCGCGTCGATGTCGCCGGCACCCTGAAGGCGCCACAAGGCAAGCTCGACCTCAAGGGTCAGCAACTGGCATTGGCCGACAATCGCCTGCAAAGCCTCAGCCTCGGCGCGACACTCGACAGCGCCCAGCGCGCCCGGATCGACCTCAAGGGCAGCGGCATCCAGAGCGGCGAGACCCAGGTTGGTACCCTCACCGCCAGTGCCCAGGGCGATATCAAGAACCAGAAGGTCCAGCTGGACCTGGCCGGCCCGCTGCTCAAGCTGGCCCTGGCCCTGGACGGCAATCTCGACCAAGGCAACTGGCGCGGGCGCCTGGCCAGCGGCGACGTGCAAGCGGGCGGCCAGGATTGGCGGCTGCAGGCCCCGGCGAAAATCGAGCGCCTGGCCGATGGCAAGCTGACCTTTGCCGCCCATTGCTGGGTCTCCGGTGGCGCCAGCCTGTGCGGCGAAGACCAGCGCCTGATGCCGGAGCCAAAGCTGCGTTACCACCTCAAGCAATTCCCCCTCGACAGCCTGGCGGCGTTCTTGCCCAAGGACTTCGCCTGGCAGGGCAGGCTCAACGCCGATGTGCAGCTGGATCTGCCGGCCAGCGGCCCCAAAGGCGTGGTGTTGGTGGACGCCGGGGGCGGCAACCTGCGCGTCAGGGACAAGGGCCAGTGGCTGGATTTCCCTTATGACACGCTGAAGCTGGAAACCACCCTCAATCCCAAGCGCATCGACACCCAGCTGAACTTCCATGGCGGCAAGCTTGGCGAGTTGTTGTTGCAGGCGCAGATCAACCCGCTGCCGGCCAGCAAGCCGGTCACCGGCAATTTCAGTCTCACCGGGCTGGACCTGGCGGTGGCGCGCCCGTTCGTGCCGATGGTGGAAAAGCTCACCGGCAAGCTCAATGGCAGCGGGCGGATTTCCGGCGGCTTGCTCGCGCCCCAGGTCAACGGCAGCGTCAACCTGGTAGACGGTGAAATCTCCGGGCCCGAGTTGCCCGTGAGCCTGGAAGGCTTGAACGTGCAAGCCCTGATCGCTGGCGAAAGCGTGCAACTCAATGGCGCCTGGCGCAGTGGCAAGGCCGGGCAGGGCAGCCTGCAGGGGCAGATCGACTGGGGCCGCGCGCTGGTGGTCGACCTGAGTCTCAAGGGCGCGCAACTGCCCGTGACGGTGGAGCCCTACGCCGTATTGGAAGTGGCGCCTGACCTCAAGATCAGCCTCAAGGACGACAGGCTGGCGATTGCCGGCAAGGTGCACATCCCGCGTGGCGATATCACGGTGCGCGAACTGCCGCCATCGACGGTCAAGGTGTCCGATGACACGGTCATCGTCGGCAGCCAGACCGAAGAGGGCAAGCCGCCGATGGCCATGGCCATGGATATCGACGTGGAGGTGGGCGAAGACCAGCTCAACTTCGCCGGCTTCGGCCTCACCGCCAAAGTGCAGGGCCATGTGCATATCGGCGACAACATGGACACCCGTGGCGAGCTGTGGCTCAACGACGGCCGTTATCGTGCCTACGGCCAGCGCCTGAATGTACGCCGGGCGCGGCTGTTGTTCGCCGGGCCGTTGGACCAACCCTTCCTGGATATCGAGGCGGTGCGCGTGACCACCGAATCCTCGCGCACGGTTACCGCAGGCATTCGTTTGAGCGGCAGCGCCGAGCAGCCGACCACGCAGATCTTCTCCGAGCCTGCCATGGCCCAGGAAGACGCGCTGTCCTACCTGGTGCTGGGACGTTCGCGGACCAACAACGGTGAAGACAACAACATGCTCGCCGAAGCCGCCCTGGGCCTGGGCCTGATGGGCAGCGCCGGGGTGACCACGGACATCGCCAACAAACTGGGCATCCAGGATTTCGACCTGGATACCCAGGGCACCGGCAACAACACAGCGGTGGTGGCCAGCGGCAAGATCAACGACAAGCTGAGCCTGCGTTACGGGGTCGGGGTGTTCGAACCGGCCAACACCATCGCGTTGCGCTACTTGCTGAGCAAGAAGGTGTACCTGGAAGTGGCCACGGGTGTCGCCAGCTCATTGGATATCTTCTACAAGCGCGATTTCTAA
- a CDS encoding autotransporter assembly complex family protein: protein MKFPDRFTSGLILLFTSCGVMAQSELDVRIKPSNDALKANIEGYIGGVGDRDEEALLRFSRGAEEQARKAAQALGFYQPQIASEVKGGKNPRLTLTIEPGEPVHLRNVTLRVDGPAASLKAFRVPASDDLKPGAVLNHGHYDDAKRLIQNQASRYGFFSGRFTRQTLSVDPQAGVADIELVYDSGPRYSMGKVSFSGDTPFDEQLLHRMVPFESGTPYDSELIAELNQNLQASGFFESVRVDASPTASTNDVIPVAVQLDTRKPRTMGLGLGYSTDVGPRGRANWTRHWVNPQGHSYGWEAELSAPRQNVGLWYDIPLDPPLTDKLRFAGGYQNEELANTDTLSKLLTIGPEWHSKLPSGWTRVISLKYQREEYRLGNDSGMSNLVMPGISYSYLRSDNRIDPHHGYRLMFDSKVAKEGFGSDTNLLYGTATIKGLTTLWDNHRFLGRAQLGGSATNGYQSVPPSLRFFAGGDQSVRGYEYQTLSPENDRGDRIGGRYMVALSAEYQYSIADKWRIATFIDQGNSFNNLELPSLKTGVGVGVRWVSPVGPIRLDLAHALEDPGGIRLHFSMGPEL from the coding sequence ATGAAGTTTCCAGACAGATTTACCAGCGGCTTGATTCTGCTGTTCACAAGCTGCGGCGTAATGGCGCAAAGCGAACTGGACGTGCGGATCAAGCCCTCAAACGACGCGCTGAAAGCCAACATCGAAGGCTACATCGGCGGTGTGGGCGATCGTGATGAAGAAGCGCTGCTGCGCTTCAGTCGCGGCGCCGAAGAACAGGCGCGCAAAGCGGCCCAGGCGCTGGGCTTCTATCAGCCACAGATCGCCAGCGAGGTGAAGGGCGGCAAGAACCCGCGCCTGACCCTGACCATCGAGCCCGGCGAGCCAGTGCACTTGCGCAACGTAACCCTCCGGGTCGATGGCCCGGCGGCCAGCCTCAAGGCGTTTCGCGTGCCCGCCAGTGACGACCTCAAGCCCGGCGCGGTGCTCAATCATGGCCATTACGACGATGCCAAGCGTCTGATCCAGAACCAGGCGTCGCGCTATGGGTTTTTCAGCGGGCGCTTCACGCGCCAGACGCTCTCCGTAGACCCCCAGGCGGGTGTCGCTGATATCGAGCTGGTGTACGACAGCGGCCCGCGCTACAGCATGGGCAAGGTCAGCTTCAGCGGCGATACGCCATTTGATGAGCAATTGCTGCACCGCATGGTGCCCTTCGAAAGCGGTACACCCTACGACTCCGAATTGATCGCCGAACTCAACCAGAACCTGCAGGCCAGTGGCTTCTTCGAAAGCGTGCGGGTAGACGCCAGCCCCACGGCCTCAACCAACGACGTGATTCCGGTGGCCGTGCAACTGGACACGCGCAAGCCACGCACCATGGGCCTGGGCCTGGGGTACTCGACCGACGTCGGCCCTCGGGGCCGGGCCAACTGGACGCGCCACTGGGTCAATCCCCAGGGCCACAGTTACGGCTGGGAAGCTGAGCTGTCGGCGCCGCGGCAGAACGTCGGCCTGTGGTATGACATCCCGCTCGACCCACCGCTCACGGATAAACTGCGCTTCGCCGGCGGTTACCAGAACGAAGAGCTGGCCAACACCGACACCTTGAGCAAGTTGCTCACCATCGGCCCCGAATGGCACAGCAAGTTGCCCAGCGGCTGGACGCGGGTGATCTCGCTCAAATACCAGCGTGAAGAATATCGCCTGGGCAATGACTCGGGTATGAGCAACCTGGTGATGCCCGGCATCAGCTATTCCTACCTGCGCAGCGACAACCGCATCGATCCGCACCATGGTTATCGCCTGATGTTCGACAGCAAGGTGGCCAAGGAAGGGTTCGGTTCGGACACCAACCTGTTGTACGGCACCGCGACGATCAAGGGCTTGACCACCTTGTGGGATAACCACCGCTTCCTGGGCCGCGCGCAACTGGGCGGCAGTGCCACCAATGGCTATCAGTCGGTGCCGCCGTCGCTGCGCTTCTTTGCCGGTGGCGACCAGAGCGTGCGCGGCTATGAATACCAGACCCTGTCACCGGAAAACGACCGGGGGGATCGCATCGGCGGCCGCTATATGGTGGCCCTGAGTGCCGAGTACCAGTATTCCATCGCCGATAAATGGCGGATCGCGACCTTTATCGATCAGGGCAACTCGTTCAACAACCTGGAACTGCCCAGCCTGAAAACCGGTGTGGGTGTGGGGGTGCGCTGGGTTTCGCCGGTTGGCCCGATTCGTCTGGACCTGGCCCATGCCCTGGAAGACCCGGGCGGCATTCGATTGCACTTTTCCATGGGGCCTGAGCTGTGA
- a CDS encoding GNAT family N-acetyltransferase, with protein MPDTSTAAAEIRLLNSGYSREARSLLYQAYRHEPTFAYIFEAERPGYEQRVRATVRELVKQHFFQKLPAIGLFVNDRLIGIALIAPPQRRLGITESWAWQIRMWLSTGVRGTRRYLEYHQAVLACLPSESVHVLPLLGIHPQLQGQHYGEQLLEAVHNWCAEDPHSSGVVLDTGNSRYLDFYKRQGYEEIGEIAVGPVLEHVFFHPNPQALTAATA; from the coding sequence ATGCCTGACACTTCGACAGCCGCTGCCGAGATCCGCCTGCTCAATAGCGGTTATTCCCGCGAAGCGCGCTCCCTGCTGTACCAGGCCTACCGTCACGAGCCGACCTTCGCCTACATCTTCGAGGCCGAGCGGCCGGGTTATGAGCAGCGGGTACGGGCCACCGTGCGCGAGCTGGTCAAGCAGCATTTTTTCCAGAAGCTTCCGGCCATTGGCTTGTTCGTCAACGACCGTTTGATCGGCATCGCCCTGATCGCTCCGCCGCAGCGGCGCCTGGGAATCACTGAAAGCTGGGCGTGGCAGATCCGCATGTGGCTGAGCACCGGCGTGCGCGGTACGCGGCGTTACCTGGAATACCATCAGGCCGTGCTGGCGTGCCTGCCCAGCGAATCGGTGCATGTGTTGCCATTGCTGGGCATTCATCCGCAACTGCAAGGCCAGCATTACGGCGAACAATTGCTGGAAGCGGTCCACAACTGGTGTGCCGAGGACCCGCACTCCTCGGGCGTGGTGCTCGACACGGGCAATTCCCGTTACCTGGATTTCTATAAGCGCCAGGGTTATGAGGAAATCGGTGAGATTGCCGTAGGGCCTGTCCTTGAACATGTGTTTTTCCATCCCAACCCCCAGGCGTTAACTGCCGCAACGGCTTGA